In Zonotrichia albicollis isolate bZonAlb1 chromosome 3, bZonAlb1.hap1, whole genome shotgun sequence, a single window of DNA contains:
- the LOC141728646 gene encoding uncharacterized protein LOC141728646 has protein sequence MEVGGDNKSWSARTRRDALPVWGEGRNACRYPEGFFALFLHPPAGRSGSWPRGAGESGAQRCGGNASPAPVVPRRDRGSAPCGALPEGTPALPPSRTVRSRRSLPAAALPVPPAPPMRGFSRPPGGVPTPRSPPLSPLSPRGNASLLPPHPGGPLPAWSRLQGSPRPNLASRPQSQEPFPFPLLGVPPAPPRLAPFRLPAPASGCGGTVGDWEGQAKGGGVDVTQLQTLRFPGPGGACPGAFRRWDGALRLPRAKGGWRRSGRSSAAAQVPRSRIPHDPERCSKAGKGLTCTAGLLC, from the coding sequence CTGCTCGCACCCGGAGAGACGCGCTGCCTGTGTGGGGCGAGGGGAGGAACGCCTGCCGGTACCCCGAGGGCTTCTTCGCCCTCTTCCTCCATCCCCCGGCGGGAAGGAGCGGGTCCTGGCCGCGGGGTGCGGGGGAGAGCGGTGCTCAGCGCTGCGGCGGGAACGCTTCCCCGGCGCCCGTGGTGCCGCGCCGGGACAGGGGCTCAGCGCCGTGCGGGGCGCTGCCAGAGGGGACCCCAGCACTGCCGCCCTCCCGCACGGTTCGGTCCCGCCGCTCGCTGCCCGCTGCAGCGCTGCCCGTGCCGCCGGCTCCCCCGATGCGAGGCTTTTCCCGCCCGCCCGGAGGTGTCCCCACCCCCCGGAGTCCCCCGCtctccccactgtccccacggGGAAACGCCTCCCTCCTCCCGCCCCATCCAGGCGGGCCCCTTCCTGCATGGAGCCGCCTGCAAGGTTCCCCTCGTCCCAACTTGGCATCCCGTCCCCAAAGCCAAGagcctttcccctttcctctgcTGGGGGTTCCCCCGGCACCTCCCCGGCTTGCCCCATTCCGCCTGCCTGCTCCGGCCTCCGGCTGCGGAGGAACCGTCGGGGATTGGGAGGGACAGGCGAAGGGGGGGGGGGTTGATGTTACGCAACTGCAGACCCTCCGCTTCCCCGGCCCTGGAGGAGCCTGTCCAGGGGCTTTTCGGAGGTGGGACGGGGCTCTGCGGCTTCCTCGGGCGAAGGGCGGCTGGAGGCGGAGCGGGCGGAGCTCCGCTGCCGCGCAGGTACCGCGCTCCCGAATCCCGCACGACCCGGAGCGGTGCAGCAAGGCGGGGAAGGGGCTTACCTGCACCGCCGGGCTTCTCTGCTGA